TGATCGATCACTACAATTGATTAAAGAATACGGATGTAAAGCGGGATTAGTTTTAAATCCTAGTACTACCCTTAACTGTCTGGAATACGTAATGCATAAAATAGACCTAATTGTATTAATGTCAGTCAATCCTGGTTTTAGCGGACAACTATTTATTCCTATGATTTTAAATAAAATACGTCAAACACGTCAATTCATAGATAATTCCAATTATGATATTGATCTAGCAGTAGATGGAGGCATTAATATAAAAAACATACATTCAATTTTAAAAGCCGGAGCAAACACGTTTGTTATAGGGTCAGCCATCTTTGGATCTTCAAATTATTACAAGGTTATGCATGATTTTCGATCTGTTTTGAGAAATCAATAACGAAAGATGTTTAGTATTTTATTCGTAGATAAATAATTAAAGGCAACATTATATGTTGTTACCATAGTTTTCTATGTAAAAAAAAATTATTTAATGTATTATTTATTTATTTTATAAAATAATTCTATTTTTAAGTTATGTAATTTAATAATCATACAAATTACATGTTTTTATTATGCAACCTTACAATAATAACATTTTATTTGTTTTATTATAAACACTATGGAACATATCTGTATGAATAAACCAATTTTATTTAGTGGGGCTCAACCATCAGGTAAACTTACTATCGGTAATTATATCGGAGCGATACGTCAGTGGGTTAAAATGCAGTACGATTATCAATGTATCTACTGTATAGTAGATTTACATGCAATTACAAATCGGCATAATTTACACCAATTATACGAAACATCATTAGATACATTAGCTTTATATTTGGCATGCGGCATTGACCCTAATAACAGTATAATATTTATTTAGTCTCATGTTCCAGAACATAGTCAATTAAATTGGTTATTAAATTGTTATACGTACTTTGGAGAACTAAATCGTATGACCCAGTTTAAAGAAAAATTAAAACAACAAAAAGAAAATCTTAATATCGGGCTATTTAACTATCCAGTATTAATGGCGTCAGATATTTTATTATATCAAACTAATTTAGTTCCAGTTGGTTTTGACCAGAAACAACATTTAGAATTAACACGTAACATTGCCGAACGTTTTAATCATGCATACGGAAGAATTTTCGTTATTCCAGAAATATTTATTCCTACACGTGGTTCTCGTATTATGTCTTTATTAGAACCAAATAAAAAAATGTCCAAATCAGATAGTAGACCTGGTAATACGATTACTCTTTTAGACGATATTAATATAGTATCAAGAAAAATTGAACACGCTGTTACCGATACTGATGAACCCCCCATGATTAAATATGATCCTGTTAACAAACCGGGTATTTCTAATTTATTAGAAATACTTTCTGGAATAAGTGATCAAACTATTATGTGTTTAGAAGAGGTTTTTAAAGACAAAACGTATTCCCAGTTAAAAAATGAAATTATTAAATCAGTATCATCGATGTTAAAAAAATTACAAAGTCGTTATTATACTGAACGTGTTAACGAAGACAAATTACGTAATATATTATATGTAGGAGCAAAAAAAGCACAAAAAAGAGCTAATGCTACTTTAAACAAAGTGTATAAAGCAATAGGATTGAGAAATTAATTAAAATAATCAATTTAAAATTATCATATTAATAACGGCAATATGTATATTTGTTAAAATTTATCAAAATACACATGTAACAATATCTTCATCAGATTATTAATTTCATAAATTAATATCTATTACAGAACACACAAATTAATCATCCATACTAATTTTGGTTATTGAAAATAAATAAAAAATTTAATGTACCAATTACAACTGTATTTAATTTATATTATTTATATGTAAATAAATTGTATTTTATGTATTCATTATTATTACCTTTAACGCAATAAATATAAAATACATTTTTGAGTACTATTGTTTACTTAATGATTAACTTAATCTGTAAGACCATGATCTGAAACTTTTAACTACATGACCATGACATAATTAAACCTATTATTACATCTAATTATAGAACTATAATGAATAAGATCCTTATCATTGATAATTATGATTCTTTCACTTGGAATCTTTATCAATACTTTAGAGAAATGGGCGGTATCGTGGAAGTTAGAAGAAACGATTCTTTAAATACTACAGATATCGATCAATTATCTCCCGAACGTTTGGTAATTTCTCCTGGACCTGGTACGCCAGACAACGCGGGTGTTTCCTTAGATGCAATTTATTATTTTCATAAAAAAATACCCATCCTTGGGGTATGTCTTGGACATCAAGCTATAGCTCAGTTTTTCGGAGCTAAATTAAAATATGCACAAAAAGTAATGCACGGTAAAATTTCTTTAATTCATCATAATGGGAACGGAATATTTAATGAGGTAACACAACCTTTAAATGTAGTTCGATATCACTCCCTAGTAATAGATCCAAACACTATGCCATCATGTTTAGAAATAACTGCATGGAACAAAGTTGATGATAAATGTATCGAAATCATGGGTATTCGCCATTGTAATCTATTCGTGGAAGGTGTGCAATTTCACCCAGAAAGTATCTTAAGTGAACAAGGATATCAGATATTAAACAATTTCATGAAGTATTAACTTCATAATATTTTTTCAAATTTGTTAAAAACTTAAATGTGATTGTTGTTATTTGCAGTAATTATAAATCATGATGCTACACTCCAAAAACATATTTAGTATATTTGATAAATAAAAATAAATGTTTATCTTCATACATTCATCTTATTTTTAAAATAAGATGAATGTATGACTTTTATACTAATCTTTAGTGTAACTTATTTAATGAAATATTAAAAATTGTCCTTCATTTAAAATTGAATTCAATCATACACTGCATATACATTTTATAATTAGTTTATTTATTAAAATTTCAAATTAATTATGCTATTTCCTTCACTAATGAAAAATATAAATCAATCGATTGTATCTAATATATGCATAGATAACAGTAATTTTAATATAATATACAATACATAATGTTTAATATAAAATACAATACATAATTTTTCATTTTATGATCTGAATACAAAAATTTATACAAACAATATATTTTTAAAATATGTTGAAGATTATAGTCATATTAATCTTTAGACACAAAATATGCCATAAATAACTTATAATTCAATTTATAAACAATTATATTGATTATAAATTATACAATGATACTCCAAATTAAAAATACTATAACTCATCTGAGTTAAATAATAAAAAAAATTTTTTAATTTTAATTACATAATTGTACCATTTTAATACGTAATTACAACTGATTATCAAAACAGTTGCGATGTTAACACTAAAAATCACAAAATATAAATAATTAAAATTAAAAAATTTTTTTATCATTTCCTAATACACATAGGAAATACTTTCAATTCATAATCTGTCAATATATATATTTACAATATTTCAGTTCTAATATTATAAAATATTTAAATTGTATTCACCTACAATAAATATATCATTATATTTAAATGATTAAATTTCAAAATATTGAAATGTCTCGTGCATCTTCATCATAAACTAAAAAATTTTTAAAAAATATAAATCTGTTAAATCATTGATGCAAAATGCATTATGCCACATTTTATATTCATAAAATGAATATTATTCAAATATTTAAATTTGTATATTTAGATATGTATATTTAAATGTATATACTCAAAAATTAATAAAATCATACAGTAATCGTAATTATATAAAACATAAAATTATCTTATAATAGGTATAAACTATGAAATCATTTTTTGTTAAATTCATTTTATTCATTTCTATTATTTCTCTTGCTCTTACCGGTATTATCTGTTAATCTGATAAAAGAAGTTTAGGAAATGTTAGGGTGATTTATTCCTAAAATCTGATGAATATTACATATTAATATGCTTTGCCACAATTATTTACATTTCTATAAATTTTTAAAAATGTGATTAATTACCGAATATGTTGTTATTACGATATAACTAAATAAACAAGGTAAAAACACAATGCTATGTCTGGCCCACAACTGTTCTTTAACATAAAATACAGTATTATTATTTACAACACTACTTTGTTACAAATACCATATAGTATGGTCAATGATGTTATATTTATTAAATAGTCATCTTCTCATGTTCCTAAAATAGGGAAAATTTTATTAAAATACTCGTTTTTAATAGTTATTTATAAAAAGATGAATACATTAACATCGTTTTTGTTTATGCAGTGTGTGTTCTTAACCAAACTTAGTGGATAATCATACCACTTCTTGCTATGATTTTTATTGAACTACAATTCACTAACAATAGTATCGTTGTTTGTTATTAAAGCTATAGGAAGGAATAACAACAAATAAAAATCAATACACATATATTTATTTGAGGTATAGTTTTATCAAAAAAGTGGAGATTTTAATAATGACAACAGTCAATCAACTTGTTCGTAATGCACGTCCAATAAAAACTTTTAAAAGTAATGTACCAGCGTTGGGAGCCTGCCCACAAAAAAGGGGGGTATGCATGCGCGTATATACTACTACCCCAAAGAAACCAAATTCTGCATTACGAAAAGTATGTCGTGTTCGTTTAACTAATGGATTGGAAGTAACTTCCTATATCGGAGGAGAAGGCCATAATCTACAAGAGCACGCTACAATTCTTATTCGAGGGGGGGCGAGTTAAAGATCTTCCAGGTGTTCGGTATCATGTTATTCGTGGCGCTCTTGATTGTGCAGGAGTGAATTCCCGTAAGAAAAGTCGCCGAAATACGGAACAAAACAACCAAAATCATAGCTTGAAATATTAAATCTTTTTTATTTTTTTAATTTAAACTAAATTAAAGAACGGTTCAGTTAGTTAAAATATAATAATTTTTTATTAACTATTTTTAGTTGAAATAAAGATATTTATTAGTCCAATAGGAATTATAATTAATGCCACGTCGTCGCATCATTACAAAACGCAATATTCTTCCAGATCCAAAATTCGGATCTGATCTTTTGGCAAAGTTCATCAACATTTTGATGTTAAACGGGAAAAAATCTATTGCAGAGTCAATAGTATACTCTGCCTTAGATATTCTATTTACACAATCTAATAAAGACCGTTTAGAAGCATTCGAGATAGCTCTAAACAATGTGCGCCCAATTGTAGAAGTAAAATCTAGACGTGTTGGTGGTTCTACTTATCAAGTGCCAGTAGAAGTGCGTCTCGTACGTAGAAATACTCTAGCGATGCGGTGGATTATTGAAGCTGCTCGAAAAAGAAATGATAAATCTATGGAATTACGTTTAGCGAGTGAACTTGTAGATGCTATAGAGGGTAGAGGGCATGCTGTTAAAAAACGTGAAGAAATACATCGTGTTGCAGAATCTAATAAAGCTTTTGCCCATTATCGTTGGTAATAAAATTTTCTGAATAAACATCATCTGATTTTTTTTTCACCTCTAATAATGATTGAACTGTTAAGTGTTATTTATTCAAACATATTGAAACGCTGCATAAAACAATAATCTTTCAAAATAGAGCAACATTTTTCTTTAAATTATAACAATATTATTGAGGATATTAATGACTCGTGTAACACCGATCGTGCGGTACCGTAACATTGGGATAAGCGCACATATTGATGCTGGAAAAACTACTACTACTGAACGAATTTTATTTTATACAGGCGTAAATCATAAAATTGGAGAAGTTCATACTGGTTCTGCAACTATGGATTGGATGGAACAAGAACAAGAACGGGGCATCACAATTACTTCTGCAGCTACTACCTGTTTTTGGTCAGGAATGGCT
This sequence is a window from Blochmannia endosymbiont of Camponotus sp. C-003. Protein-coding genes within it:
- the rpe gene encoding ribulose-phosphate 3-epimerase, which codes for MKRFLIAPSILSANFSKLGEDITNVISAGADILHFDVMDNHYVPNLSLGSMVLRSLRNYGINIPIDVHLMAKPIDRLISDFAAVGANYISFHPEATEHIDRSLQLIKEYGCKAGLVLNPSTTLNCLEYVMHKIDLIVLMSVNPGFSGQLFIPMILNKIRQTRQFIDNSNYDIDLAVDGGINIKNIHSILKAGANTFVIGSAIFGSSNYYKVMHDFRSVLRNQ
- a CDS encoding anthranilate synthase component II is translated as MNKILIIDNYDSFTWNLYQYFREMGGIVEVRRNDSLNTTDIDQLSPERLVISPGPGTPDNAGVSLDAIYYFHKKIPILGVCLGHQAIAQFFGAKLKYAQKVMHGKISLIHHNGNGIFNEVTQPLNVVRYHSLVIDPNTMPSCLEITAWNKVDDKCIEIMGIRHCNLFVEGVQFHPESILSEQGYQILNNFMKY
- the rpsG gene encoding 30S ribosomal protein S7 translates to MPRRRIITKRNILPDPKFGSDLLAKFINILMLNGKKSIAESIVYSALDILFTQSNKDRLEAFEIALNNVRPIVEVKSRRVGGSTYQVPVEVRLVRRNTLAMRWIIEAARKRNDKSMELRLASELVDAIEGRGHAVKKREEIHRVAESNKAFAHYRW